Proteins from a single region of Desulfobacter postgatei 2ac9:
- the lnt gene encoding apolipoprotein N-acyltransferase, translating to MQFKPLYGALLPFLPALVSGLMLFSAFPAPGFYPAAFFALVPLWLSLERLSSKQAFYAGIGTGIGFYLPLIYWICPTLTEYGGLNPFAALSCLLLLVLYLSAYTGVFALAMKKIPVPEGLVPFWGAVAWVSLEYIRTYLFSGFPWGVLGYSQYPNRVLIQAADTFGVLGISFLVVVANGALVIAFKAFSRRAWPEKTNMAGLSLSMVLLCSAFIYGHLKLAQVRGQINGAPSRTISVIQANISQDRKWDKAFVDETIDRYSRLSLQAMPCDLVVWPETALPFYYGMDPVPSHRVDAMVRKAGTFFLIGIPAARPSDHGFLYYNRACMLNPLALPKGYYDKHHLVPFGEYVPFKGLLWFAEKLTAGAGDFSKGETGPVPLKFGTVTTGVLICFEIIFPDIARAFVRNGADILTTMTNDAWFGRTQAPLQHFSMAVFRAVENRRSVVRAANTGISGFIDPSGTILEETDIFTACALTRQVPVISGQTFYTRHGDLAAKACLVAFLLICVIKFILKQFRRPL from the coding sequence ATGCAATTCAAACCTCTATATGGCGCGTTATTACCCTTTTTACCCGCATTGGTCAGCGGTCTAATGCTCTTTTCCGCATTTCCGGCTCCAGGCTTTTATCCGGCAGCCTTTTTTGCCCTGGTCCCGTTATGGCTTTCTCTTGAACGGCTGAGTTCAAAGCAGGCCTTTTATGCAGGCATTGGCACGGGGATCGGCTTTTATCTGCCCCTTATCTACTGGATTTGTCCCACCTTAACCGAATACGGCGGACTAAACCCTTTTGCGGCCCTGTCTTGCCTGTTGCTTCTGGTTCTGTACCTGTCTGCTTATACAGGCGTTTTTGCCCTGGCCATGAAAAAGATACCTGTTCCCGAAGGCCTTGTCCCTTTCTGGGGGGCTGTGGCCTGGGTTTCCCTGGAATACATCAGGACCTATTTGTTTTCGGGTTTTCCGTGGGGCGTGCTGGGTTACAGCCAGTATCCCAACCGCGTTTTGATTCAGGCGGCAGACACTTTCGGGGTCTTGGGGATCTCTTTTCTGGTGGTGGTTGCCAACGGGGCTCTGGTCATTGCCTTTAAGGCGTTTTCCCGAAGGGCATGGCCTGAAAAAACAAATATGGCAGGCTTAAGCCTTTCAATGGTTCTGCTTTGTTCTGCTTTTATTTACGGCCATCTTAAACTGGCCCAGGTTCGTGGGCAGATCAACGGGGCGCCTTCCCGGACAATTTCGGTTATCCAGGCCAATATCTCCCAGGACCGCAAATGGGATAAAGCATTTGTTGATGAAACCATAGACCGGTATTCCCGGTTATCCCTCCAGGCGATGCCCTGCGATCTTGTGGTGTGGCCGGAAACCGCTTTGCCTTTTTACTATGGTATGGACCCTGTACCCTCGCACCGGGTGGATGCCATGGTGAGAAAGGCCGGTACTTTTTTTCTCATCGGTATCCCCGCAGCCCGGCCTTCGGACCATGGTTTCCTGTATTACAACCGGGCCTGCATGCTCAACCCCCTTGCACTGCCAAAGGGTTATTATGACAAACACCACCTGGTGCCCTTTGGGGAATATGTGCCTTTCAAAGGCCTGCTTTGGTTTGCCGAAAAATTGACAGCCGGTGCCGGTGATTTTTCAAAGGGGGAGACCGGGCCGGTGCCCCTGAAATTCGGTACGGTAACAACCGGGGTATTAATCTGCTTTGAGATCATTTTTCCCGATATTGCCAGAGCCTTTGTGCGCAACGGGGCAGATATTTTAACCACCATGACCAATGATGCCTGGTTCGGCCGGACCCAGGCGCCTCTCCAGCACTTTTCCATGGCGGTGTTCAGGGCTGTTGAAAACCGGCGCAGCGTGGTGCGGGCGGCAAATACAGGTATTTCCGGATTCATTGATCCTTCCGGCACCATTCTTGAAGAAACAGATATTTTCACTGCCTGCGCGCTTACCCGGCAGGTTCCGGTCATATCCGGCCAAACATTTTATACCCGCCACGGGGATCTTGCCGCCAAAGCCTGCCTTGTTGCATTTCTTCTGATTTGTGTGATAAAATTCATTTTAAAACAATTTAGGAGACCTTTATAA
- a CDS encoding Hsp20/alpha crystallin family protein: MEQIKIRFGNHIETPTTEDKSFEDMFQSVNPMFCFSKRVWRPQMDIFETRDEIIIQAEIAGVRQENMLIELSDKAVKISGVRKSSQPDPTATYRLAEIQFGRFERVLYLPSVIDMEKVSALYDNGFLELKLGKQPKTNYSSKPKLPIDFL; the protein is encoded by the coding sequence ATGGAACAAATAAAAATTCGATTTGGGAATCATATTGAAACGCCGACCACAGAAGATAAATCTTTTGAAGATATGTTTCAATCCGTTAATCCCATGTTTTGTTTTTCAAAACGGGTCTGGAGACCCCAGATGGATATTTTTGAAACCAGGGATGAAATCATTATCCAGGCCGAAATTGCAGGTGTCCGCCAGGAGAACATGCTTATTGAACTCTCAGACAAGGCCGTAAAAATTTCCGGGGTGCGGAAAAGCAGCCAGCCGGATCCCACCGCCACCTACAGACTTGCTGAAATACAGTTCGGCCGGTTTGAACGGGTTCTTTATCTACCCAGTGTCATTGACATGGAAAAAGTGTCTGCTTTATATGACAACGGATTTCTTGAGCTGAAATTAGGAAAACAACCCAAAACGAATTATTCTTCGAAACCGAAACTGCCCATTGATTTTTTATAA
- a CDS encoding hybrid sensor histidine kinase/response regulator has product MTHGHDRTSFDSILIQRDGPVQDPPPFMNSDFFSRENIKNVLIYSPVGICILYRTTIHYANPACYVMTGHEYGSMEGKSARTLFPTDKEFKRVHNIFIKGVNQTGSATVDSRLSRVDGTAFDCRLRACRLDPGDHSQGLLITISDITQINSRQIRENQTRKMEAIGVLAGGISHDFNNLLMALQGHLSLMGINVNRPEKIKDHIRQMNLLIQTAAELTGNLLGFARGGKYQVEPLDLNQVVAMALNVFQPGKENLVIEKKPDPDLYKVNADRSQLEQVLLNLLVNASQAMVDGGTLTIETRNITIEYTHNFHFEVEPGDYVEISVQDTGIGMDETIQKKIFDPFFSTKMPGAIKQRGLGLSTVFGIVKNHGGFITVESKKNAGSIFRVALPALVSVDVHRFETESVEFDLMPKGGETVLIVDDEDEVLEVGADLLEVLGYQVLQARNGRDCLDLISKHPGTIVLIILDLIMPVMDGKETFYRIRELDPDIKILISSGAGIDEEMKMMLRDADHGFLQKPFSMDRFSRVIRDILDSPD; this is encoded by the coding sequence ATGACCCATGGGCATGATCGTACATCTTTTGACTCGATTCTTATTCAACGGGACGGGCCTGTCCAGGATCCCCCTCCTTTCATGAATTCAGATTTTTTTTCCCGGGAAAATATTAAAAATGTATTGATTTACTCCCCTGTGGGTATCTGTATTCTTTACCGCACTACCATCCACTATGCAAATCCGGCCTGTTACGTCATGACCGGCCATGAATACGGCAGTATGGAAGGCAAATCGGCCCGAACCCTTTTCCCAACGGATAAAGAATTTAAGCGTGTGCATAATATCTTTATCAAAGGGGTTAATCAAACAGGATCTGCTACAGTTGACTCCCGGCTGTCAAGGGTGGACGGCACCGCTTTTGACTGCCGCCTTCGGGCCTGCCGGCTGGATCCCGGAGACCATTCCCAGGGCCTGTTAATCACAATATCGGATATTACGCAAATCAACTCCAGACAGATCAGAGAAAATCAAACCCGGAAAATGGAAGCTATTGGCGTACTCGCCGGCGGCATTTCCCATGATTTTAACAATCTGCTCATGGCCCTTCAGGGACATCTATCCCTGATGGGGATCAACGTAAACCGGCCTGAAAAAATCAAGGATCATATCCGGCAGATGAACCTCCTGATTCAGACTGCCGCTGAACTTACCGGAAATCTACTGGGTTTTGCCCGCGGGGGAAAGTACCAGGTTGAACCCCTGGATCTTAACCAGGTCGTGGCGATGGCCCTAAATGTTTTCCAGCCGGGAAAAGAAAATCTTGTCATTGAAAAAAAACCGGATCCGGATCTGTACAAGGTAAACGCGGACCGTTCACAGCTTGAACAGGTATTGCTCAATCTTTTGGTTAACGCCTCACAGGCCATGGTGGATGGCGGCACACTTACCATAGAAACCCGGAATATAACAATTGAGTATACCCACAACTTTCATTTTGAGGTGGAACCCGGTGATTACGTGGAAATCAGTGTTCAGGACACCGGTATCGGCATGGATGAAACCATTCAGAAAAAAATTTTTGACCCCTTTTTCTCCACCAAGATGCCCGGGGCTATAAAACAACGGGGATTAGGATTGTCAACGGTGTTCGGGATTGTGAAAAACCATGGCGGCTTCATCACGGTGGAGAGCAAAAAAAATGCCGGATCCATATTCAGAGTGGCACTGCCCGCTTTGGTCTCCGTCGATGTACACCGTTTTGAAACGGAGAGTGTCGAGTTTGATCTGATGCCCAAAGGCGGGGAAACCGTTCTTATTGTGGATGACGAGGATGAAGTCCTTGAGGTGGGGGCAGATCTTCTTGAAGTTTTAGGGTACCAAGTCCTTCAGGCCCGAAACGGTAGGGATTGTCTGGATCTAATATCAAAGCACCCGGGCACAATTGTGCTGATCATCCTTGATCTGATCATGCCCGTCATGGACGGCAAGGAGACCTTTTATCGGATCAGGGAACTGGACCCCGACATAAAGATACTGATATCCAGCGGTGCCGGCATAGATGAAGAAATGAAAATGATGCTTCGTGACGCAGATCACGGTTTTTTACAAAAACCCTTTTCCATGGACAGATTCTCAAGGGTCATTCGCGATATTCTTGACAGCCCTGATTGA
- the recD2 gene encoding SF1B family DNA helicase RecD2 produces MITINGTLSRITFQNPENHYTVCRVAVPKVADAITVVGHLPGVAQGERLKLKGTWISHPKYGEQFKAASFEITLPSSMSGIRKYLSSGIIPGINQELADRIVDTFGEQTLEIIENEPDRLLDVYGIGKIKQKMIETAWNAHHSVRRVMDMLQGTNIDSAKAAAILKTYGDRALEVLTEDTFRIARDIPAIGFAVVDELARALGTEKEAEERLKACLVCRLLDLEQDGHMFEQKEDLIRACAQRAGVSAELLSDALGSLNADNEVMIEKDRVYLAPLHKAEAGISRRIKALLSMPAPDFHLDNDLINAQVLSAMAVQLSREQMDVLTRIMGQKISIITGGPGTGKTTLIKALCVVFRMLRLKVMLAAPTGRAARRLTEVTGRAAKTLHKLLGFNPDTETFEYDFTNPLDLDLLVVDEASMVDTQLMYRVSEALPAGAGLILVGDTFQLPSVGPGNVLSDIIDSAQVAVFALTRIFRQARKSPIVMHAHSIRNGQMPDIKSAPADQPSQFYFIEAGTPARVAETICELCAIRIPKAFPHIRETQVLTPMHRGEAGTISLNQRLQAVLNDTPGGIESHGHTFKTGDKVMHLKNNYDKEVFNGDIGRVIEADKSTGQVLVDYEDRTVAYDLPELDELTLAYAISVHKSQGSEYDAVIIALTTAHFPLLQRNLLYTAMTRGKCLVIIVGSTRAFKTAFDNNRTALRRSGLKERLEENL; encoded by the coding sequence ATGATTACCATCAACGGCACCCTGTCCCGGATTACATTCCAGAACCCGGAAAATCATTACACCGTCTGCCGTGTGGCCGTACCCAAGGTGGCCGATGCCATCACCGTGGTGGGGCATCTGCCCGGGGTGGCCCAGGGAGAGCGACTCAAGCTCAAAGGCACATGGATCAGCCACCCTAAATACGGGGAGCAATTCAAGGCCGCCTCCTTTGAAATCACCCTGCCCTCCTCCATGTCAGGTATTCGAAAATACCTCAGTTCCGGGATTATTCCCGGCATTAACCAGGAACTGGCCGACAGGATCGTGGACACATTTGGGGAACAGACCTTGGAGATCATTGAAAATGAGCCGGACCGGCTTCTTGACGTATACGGGATCGGCAAGATCAAACAAAAAATGATTGAAACGGCCTGGAATGCCCACCATTCAGTGCGCCGGGTCATGGATATGCTGCAGGGCACCAACATTGATTCGGCTAAGGCCGCGGCCATTCTTAAAACATATGGGGACCGCGCCCTGGAGGTGTTGACGGAAGATACGTTTCGCATTGCCCGGGACATTCCTGCCATTGGTTTTGCCGTCGTGGATGAACTGGCAAGGGCGCTTGGTACGGAAAAAGAGGCTGAAGAACGGCTTAAAGCCTGTCTGGTCTGCCGCCTCCTGGACCTGGAGCAGGACGGGCATATGTTTGAACAAAAAGAGGACCTGATCCGCGCTTGTGCCCAGAGAGCAGGCGTGTCCGCAGAACTGCTTTCAGATGCCCTGGGAAGTCTGAACGCGGATAACGAGGTGATGATTGAAAAGGACAGGGTCTATCTTGCGCCCTTACATAAGGCTGAAGCCGGGATTTCCCGGCGGATTAAGGCGCTCTTGTCCATGCCCGCTCCCGATTTCCATCTTGATAATGATTTAATCAACGCGCAGGTGCTCTCAGCCATGGCTGTTCAGTTATCCCGGGAGCAGATGGATGTTCTGACCCGGATTATGGGTCAGAAAATTTCCATTATCACCGGCGGCCCCGGCACAGGGAAGACAACCCTTATCAAGGCCTTATGCGTTGTGTTCAGGATGCTGCGTCTGAAGGTAATGCTTGCAGCGCCTACAGGGCGGGCGGCCCGGCGGCTGACCGAGGTGACCGGTCGAGCGGCCAAAACCCTTCACAAACTGTTGGGCTTTAACCCGGACACTGAAACCTTTGAATATGATTTTACCAATCCTTTGGACCTGGATCTTCTGGTGGTGGATGAAGCCTCCATGGTGGATACCCAGCTCATGTACCGCGTATCCGAGGCCCTGCCGGCCGGAGCCGGTCTGATTCTGGTGGGGGACACCTTTCAGCTGCCCTCCGTGGGACCGGGTAACGTGTTGTCGGATATTATAGATTCGGCCCAGGTGGCGGTGTTTGCTTTGACCCGGATTTTTCGCCAGGCCCGGAAAAGTCCCATTGTCATGCATGCCCACAGTATCAGAAACGGGCAGATGCCGGACATAAAATCGGCACCTGCGGACCAGCCCTCCCAATTTTATTTTATTGAAGCCGGCACACCGGCCCGTGTGGCAGAAACCATCTGTGAACTGTGCGCCATAAGAATCCCCAAGGCATTTCCCCACATCCGGGAAACCCAGGTGCTTACCCCCATGCACCGGGGAGAGGCCGGTACCATCAGCCTGAACCAGCGGCTTCAGGCGGTTTTAAATGACACGCCCGGCGGTATTGAGTCCCATGGTCACACCTTTAAAACCGGTGATAAGGTCATGCACCTGAAAAATAATTATGACAAAGAGGTGTTCAACGGAGATATCGGACGGGTGATAGAAGCCGACAAATCCACGGGCCAGGTGCTTGTGGATTACGAGGACAGGACCGTTGCCTATGATCTGCCGGAACTGGACGAACTGACCCTGGCCTATGCGATCTCGGTTCATAAATCCCAGGGCTCGGAATATGATGCGGTGATCATTGCCCTGACCACAGCCCATTTCCCGCTTCTGCAGAGAAATCTGCTGTATACGGCCATGACCCGTGGAAAGTGTCTTGTCATTATTGTAGGATCAACCCGGGCCTTTAAAACGGCCTTTGACAACAACAGGACCGCGTTGCGGCGGTCCGGACTGAAAGAGCGTCTGGAGGAAAACCTGTGA
- the lon gene encoding endopeptidase La: MDELNHPSVPITTDDIPDELPILPIVDTNLFPKMVLPLVLIQKEAIDLIDDAMSGNRMLGLLLSKRSDIDSRHTANDLCRIGTVAVILKMSKMNDEKAQLLIQGLNRFKVVEFLKKRDYMHAAISVLKSRNNDRNKENRALMANIVEQYEKIVKLSPGLPAEIGQMVKTLEEPSALADMVASTINAPVNEKQKVLELIDVNRRLKKVTRLVNDQLDILEMGSKIQNQVREDMDKRQREYYLRQQLKAIKEELGENDQEAVELREYKTLIRNNSMPEEATKEAERELDRLARMHPSSSEYVVSSTYLDWLTSLPWNKYAQDRLDIAKARKILDQDHYGLEKPKKRILEFLAVRKLKKDSKGPILCFAGPPGTGKTSLGKSIARALGRKFVRIALGGVRDEAEIRGHRRTYVGAMPGRIIQQLRTAGNKNPVFMLDEIDKVSSSYHGDPSSALLEVLDPEQNQHFVDHYLDVPFDLSDVMFLTTANVLHTIPPPLRDRMEVLELTGYTQEEKLKIAGRYIIPKQREANGINSGQIKITPGAIKQIISGYTRESGLRNLERQIGAVCRGVAAKIVEDQVENLTIGQKEIAEYLGPVQNMPDMATRINTPGVAVGLAWTPVGGEVLFVEAVAMKGGKGLTLTGQLGDIMKESASTALSFIRSNTDRLAVDDTFFDTHDIHIHVPEGSIPKDGPSAGVTMLTTLASLITKRKVKSRMAMTGEITLRGEVLPVGGIKDKVIAAHRAGIRSLILPLWNEKDMEDVPEHIKSTMTFYFTDKMTDVLNTALE, from the coding sequence ATGGATGAATTAAACCATCCCTCCGTCCCCATCACTACTGACGACATACCTGACGAACTTCCCATTCTTCCCATAGTGGATACCAATCTGTTTCCCAAGATGGTGTTGCCCCTGGTTTTGATCCAGAAAGAGGCCATTGACCTGATTGACGATGCCATGTCCGGAAACCGTATGCTTGGCCTTCTGCTGTCAAAGCGTTCAGACATTGATTCAAGGCACACGGCCAACGACCTGTGCCGCATTGGTACCGTCGCCGTAATTCTTAAAATGTCCAAAATGAACGATGAAAAGGCCCAGCTGCTTATCCAGGGCCTGAACCGGTTCAAGGTGGTGGAGTTCCTGAAAAAAAGAGATTATATGCATGCCGCCATCTCTGTTCTCAAAAGCCGTAACAACGACAGGAACAAGGAAAACCGGGCACTGATGGCCAATATTGTTGAACAGTACGAAAAAATCGTGAAACTTTCGCCGGGATTGCCTGCGGAAATAGGCCAGATGGTTAAAACCCTGGAGGAACCCAGCGCACTTGCCGACATGGTGGCCTCCACCATTAATGCCCCTGTGAATGAAAAGCAGAAGGTCCTTGAGCTGATTGATGTGAACCGTCGCCTGAAAAAGGTCACCCGCCTGGTGAATGACCAGCTTGATATTCTTGAAATGGGTTCCAAGATTCAGAATCAGGTCCGGGAAGACATGGACAAACGCCAGCGTGAATACTACCTGCGCCAGCAGCTCAAAGCGATTAAAGAGGAATTAGGGGAAAACGATCAGGAAGCGGTAGAGCTTCGGGAATACAAGACCCTGATCAGGAACAATTCCATGCCCGAAGAGGCGACCAAAGAAGCGGAGCGTGAACTGGACCGTCTTGCAAGAATGCACCCCTCATCTTCCGAATATGTCGTATCATCCACCTATCTTGATTGGCTGACTTCCCTGCCCTGGAACAAATATGCCCAAGACCGGCTGGATATTGCCAAAGCCAGAAAGATTCTGGACCAGGACCATTACGGCCTTGAAAAACCCAAGAAGCGGATATTGGAATTTTTGGCCGTGCGTAAACTCAAAAAAGACTCGAAAGGTCCGATCTTGTGCTTTGCAGGCCCCCCCGGAACGGGGAAAACCTCCCTGGGAAAATCCATTGCCAGGGCCCTGGGAAGGAAGTTTGTCCGCATCGCCCTGGGCGGCGTCAGAGATGAAGCTGAAATCCGGGGGCACCGGCGGACCTATGTGGGGGCCATGCCGGGCCGAATCATCCAGCAGTTAAGAACTGCCGGTAACAAAAATCCCGTATTCATGCTGGATGAGATTGATAAGGTCAGCTCCTCCTACCACGGAGATCCATCATCCGCGCTGCTTGAAGTCCTTGATCCGGAGCAGAACCAGCATTTTGTTGACCACTACCTGGATGTACCCTTTGATCTGTCAGATGTCATGTTTCTAACCACAGCCAATGTGCTGCACACCATTCCGCCCCCCCTGCGGGACAGGATGGAGGTGCTTGAACTTACCGGGTATACCCAGGAGGAAAAGCTTAAAATTGCCGGCCGGTATATCATCCCCAAACAGCGGGAGGCCAACGGCATCAATTCAGGCCAGATCAAAATAACCCCGGGCGCGATCAAACAGATTATTTCCGGATATACCAGGGAATCAGGTTTACGTAATCTGGAACGGCAGATCGGCGCGGTATGCCGGGGGGTTGCCGCTAAAATTGTCGAGGACCAGGTAGAAAATCTGACCATTGGCCAAAAAGAAATTGCCGAATACCTAGGCCCTGTCCAGAACATGCCTGATATGGCCACCCGGATAAATACGCCGGGCGTGGCCGTGGGGCTTGCCTGGACCCCTGTGGGTGGTGAGGTGCTTTTTGTGGAGGCCGTGGCCATGAAAGGCGGCAAAGGCCTGACGCTCACCGGACAGCTGGGGGATATCATGAAGGAATCTGCGTCTACCGCGTTAAGCTTCATCCGCTCCAATACCGACCGGCTGGCTGTTGATGACACCTTTTTTGATACCCATGATATCCACATTCATGTGCCTGAAGGGTCTATTCCCAAGGACGGCCCCTCTGCCGGGGTGACCATGCTTACCACCCTTGCCTCCCTAATTACCAAAAGAAAAGTGAAATCCCGCATGGCCATGACCGGGGAGATTACCCTCAGGGGTGAGGTGCTGCCTGTGGGAGGCATCAAGGATAAGGTGATCGCGGCTCACAGGGCCGGTATTCGATCTTTGATTCTGCCGCTTTGGAATGAAAAAGATATGGAAGATGTTCCTGAGCATATTAAATCCACCATGACCTTCTATTTTACCGATAAAATGACAGATGTTCTTAATACGGCACTGGAATAA
- a CDS encoding septal ring lytic transglycosylase RlpA family protein encodes MNYATRTLIPALVVCLAVAFALAGCGAGKYDSGYGRSGDKAYKGTEPTQRPYRIAGKHYYPMATAKGYVEKGRASWYGKKFHGRKTSNGETYNMYAMTAAHKTLPMNTWVSVENLENGRHVTLRINDRGPFVAGRIIDLTYTAARLIDMVGPGTARVKVTALGKATAYSKKDHSPVNFTPVDYWKGNFTVQVGAFTVRANADKYRIKLSMAYINAHIVPYEDDRGQFYRVRIGKFDNLNDAVAFSERLMARKGFRHAFAVAE; translated from the coding sequence ATGAATTACGCGACCCGAACATTAATCCCGGCCCTTGTTGTCTGCCTTGCGGTTGCGTTTGCCCTTGCCGGATGCGGTGCCGGAAAATATGATTCCGGCTACGGCAGATCCGGGGATAAGGCATACAAGGGCACCGAACCCACCCAGCGCCCTTATCGCATTGCAGGAAAACACTATTACCCCATGGCAACGGCCAAGGGGTATGTGGAAAAGGGGCGGGCCTCCTGGTATGGCAAAAAATTTCACGGCCGAAAAACATCCAACGGTGAAACATACAACATGTACGCCATGACCGCAGCCCACAAAACCCTTCCCATGAACACATGGGTCAGCGTTGAAAATCTGGAGAACGGCCGGCACGTGACGTTGCGCATCAATGACCGCGGACCCTTTGTGGCCGGCAGGATCATAGATTTGACCTATACGGCAGCCCGGCTCATCGATATGGTGGGGCCCGGTACAGCCCGGGTAAAGGTAACGGCCCTTGGAAAGGCCACGGCCTATTCGAAAAAAGATCACTCCCCGGTGAATTTCACCCCCGTGGATTACTGGAAAGGCAATTTTACGGTGCAGGTGGGGGCGTTCACGGTGAGGGCCAATGCGGATAAGTACCGGATCAAGTTATCCATGGCCTATATTAATGCCCATATTGTTCCCTATGAGGATGATCGGGGGCAGTTTTACCGGGTAAGAATCGGTAAATTCGACAACCTCAATGATGCCGTGGCATTCAGCGAAAGACTGATGGCCCGGAAAGGCTTCAGGCATGCCTTTGCCGTAGCCGAGTAG
- the prfB gene encoding peptide chain release factor 2 (programmed frameshift): MSVEYKQIISSITAKANRLKEYLDLPVKEKRLRELELLIAKEDFWNDPDKATEMLKERTTIAALIDTCNAIFSEIEDVDVLLELAREESDKAAEEEAAQMLADLEKKVKRFSLEITLDGEDDARDAIVSINAGAGGTDSQDWAEMLFRMYTRWIDKKGYNCRIIDYQEGDEAGIKGVTLYVSGPNCYGFMKAESGVHRLVRISPFNASGKRQTSFAAVFVYPEIKDEINIDIDEGDLRIDVYRASGAGGQHVNKTSSAVRITHFPTGVVVQCQQESSQHRNREIAMKVLKSRLYQLEKQKQEQKKQSLHDGKDDNAWGSQIRSYVLHPYRMVKDHRIDLEIGDVDRVLNGDIDPFIEGVLLSNSQNR; the protein is encoded by the exons ATGAGTGTAGAATACAAACAGATCATCTCTTCCATCACTGCTAAAGCCAACCGCCTTAAGGAGTATCTT GACCTCCCTGTAAAGGAAAAACGCCTTCGGGAACTTGAGCTTCTCATTGCCAAAGAAGACTTCTGGAATGATCCGGACAAAGCCACCGAGATGTTAAAGGAGCGCACCACCATCGCCGCCCTTATTGACACCTGCAATGCCATATTTTCAGAGATTGAGGATGTGGACGTGCTGTTGGAACTGGCAAGGGAAGAGTCGGATAAGGCGGCTGAAGAGGAAGCCGCGCAGATGCTGGCCGATCTGGAGAAAAAGGTAAAGCGATTTTCTCTGGAGATTACGCTTGACGGGGAGGATGATGCCAGGGATGCGATTGTCTCCATCAATGCCGGTGCCGGGGGAACGGATTCCCAGGACTGGGCGGAAATGCTGTTCCGGATGTATACCCGGTGGATCGATAAAAAGGGGTACAATTGCCGGATCATAGACTACCAGGAGGGAGATGAAGCCGGTATCAAGGGGGTAACCCTTTATGTTTCCGGCCCTAACTGCTACGGATTTATGAAAGCCGAATCCGGGGTGCATCGCCTGGTCCGGATCTCTCCGTTTAACGCCAGTGGCAAACGCCAGACCTCCTTTGCGGCGGTCTTTGTCTATCCCGAGATCAAGGATGAAATCAATATAGATATTGACGAAGGGGATCTGCGCATTGATGTGTATAGGGCCAGCGGGGCAGGCGGCCAGCACGTCAACAAAACCAGTTCAGCCGTGCGCATCACCCATTTCCCTACGGGTGTCGTGGTCCAGTGTCAGCAGGAATCTTCTCAGCATCGAAACAGGGAAATTGCCATGAAAGTGCTTAAATCCCGTCTTTATCAGCTGGAAAAGCAGAAGCAGGAGCAGAAAAAGCAGAGCCTGCATGACGGCAAGGATGATAATGCCTGGGGCAGCCAGATCCGCTCCTATGTGCTGCATCCGTATAGAATGGTAAAAGACCATCGTATCGACCTTGAGATCGGGGATGTGGACCGGGTGCTGAACGGAGATATAGACCCCTTTATCGAAGGGGTGTTGCTATCCAACTCCCAGAATAGATAG
- the gmhB gene encoding D-glycero-beta-D-manno-heptose 1,7-bisphosphate 7-phosphatase, with amino-acid sequence MTQYTVFLDRDGVINHDSDAYIKHPDEFHFIAKSPDAIALLNAKGFQVILITNQSAVGRGIISVRTLDAILKKMTRGVEQAGGRIKDIFFCPHGPNQGCDCRKPKPGMILQAVACHGIDLKKAFMIGDSAKDIECGKNAGCAINILVKTGNGERALAALTEKGIVPDFLAGDLYEAALWITANFSSQNIVS; translated from the coding sequence ATGACGCAATATACTGTTTTTCTGGACCGGGACGGTGTGATAAACCATGATTCCGACGCCTATATCAAACATCCCGACGAATTTCATTTCATCGCCAAAAGCCCGGATGCCATTGCCCTTCTGAACGCCAAAGGTTTTCAGGTGATTCTGATTACCAATCAATCGGCTGTGGGCCGTGGTATAATATCGGTCCGAACCCTTGATGCCATTTTAAAAAAAATGACCCGGGGGGTGGAACAGGCCGGTGGGCGGATCAAGGATATATTTTTCTGCCCCCATGGGCCAAACCAGGGATGCGACTGTCGAAAACCCAAACCCGGAATGATTCTTCAGGCCGTGGCGTGCCATGGTATTGATTTGAAGAAAGCCTTTATGATAGGAGATTCCGCCAAAGATATTGAGTGCGGAAAAAATGCCGGATGTGCCATAAACATCCTGGTTAAGACCGGCAACGGGGAAAGGGCCCTGGCCGCGTTGACGGAGAAAGGTATTGTACCCGATTTTCTTGCCGGGGATCTTTACGAGGCAGCCCTTTGGATAACCGCTAATTTCTCCTCTCAGAATATAGTTTCATGA